A window of the Bacillus andreraoultii genome harbors these coding sequences:
- a CDS encoding YuzL family protein — protein sequence MAKLKKDPSKAGVSAASVKGNAGPGGERAHVDKKNSQNNQYKK from the coding sequence ATGGCAAAGTTAAAAAAAGATCCATCAAAAGCAGGTGTTAGTGCGGCAAGTGTTAAAGGGAATGCCGGGCCGGGTGGAGAACGAGCTCATGTCGATAAGAAAAATAGTCAGAATAACCAATATAAAAAGTAA
- a CDS encoding aminopeptidase, with translation MVLPNFEQNLQKYAKLLVVKGINVQPGDWVKMTIAVDQAPLARLITEAAYEQGAEKVIVKWGDDAISKMHYQHQPVEVLTDIPSYEIEEVEDHVLNHRVCRLSIVSSDPGLLNGIDPEKITAYQKAASKAFKAQLTATQNDEVKWTVAAAAGTGWAAKVFPDLATTEEQVDALWDQIFKTCRVYADDPIAAWDEHVHTLKEKADKLNEIQFQALHYTAPGTDFTIGLPENHIWASAGSVNPKGEIFIANMPTEEVFTAPDTRRMDGVVRSTKPLSYAGTLIEGIEVHFKDGKIVDITAESGDEVMKKLVFENEGATGLGEVALVPDPSPISQSGITFFNTLFDENASNHLAIGSAYPTNVEGGTKMSDEEKKAHGINTSHVHVDFMIGSSEMNIDGIKKDGTIVPIFRNGDWAI, from the coding sequence ATGGTTTTACCAAACTTTGAACAAAATTTACAGAAATATGCGAAACTACTTGTTGTGAAGGGGATAAATGTTCAACCAGGCGATTGGGTAAAAATGACAATTGCTGTTGACCAAGCTCCTCTTGCACGTCTTATTACAGAAGCGGCCTACGAACAAGGAGCTGAAAAGGTTATTGTAAAATGGGGAGATGATGCAATTAGTAAGATGCATTATCAACACCAACCAGTTGAGGTTTTAACAGATATTCCAAGTTATGAAATTGAAGAAGTGGAAGACCATGTATTAAATCATCGAGTTTGCCGTCTTTCCATCGTATCAAGTGATCCAGGATTACTAAATGGGATTGATCCTGAAAAAATTACTGCATATCAAAAAGCTGCATCAAAAGCCTTTAAAGCACAACTGACAGCAACACAAAACGATGAAGTAAAATGGACGGTTGCTGCTGCGGCTGGTACAGGATGGGCAGCTAAAGTTTTCCCTGACCTTGCAACTACCGAGGAACAAGTTGATGCATTATGGGATCAAATTTTCAAAACATGCCGTGTCTATGCGGATGATCCGATTGCCGCTTGGGACGAACATGTTCATACATTAAAAGAAAAAGCGGATAAACTAAACGAAATCCAATTCCAAGCATTACACTATACTGCACCTGGTACAGATTTCACAATTGGTTTACCGGAAAATCATATTTGGGCCAGTGCAGGAAGTGTAAATCCAAAAGGTGAGATTTTTATTGCGAATATGCCAACGGAAGAAGTGTTTACTGCACCGGATACACGCCGTATGGATGGTGTCGTTCGCAGTACAAAACCTTTAAGTTACGCCGGAACACTTATTGAAGGTATAGAAGTTCATTTTAAAGATGGAAAAATTGTTGATATTACTGCTGAATCAGGCGATGAAGTAATGAAGAAATTAGTATTTGAAAATGAAGGTGCAACAGGTCTTGGGGAAGTAGCCCTTGTTCCAGATCCATCACCAATTTCTCAATCAGGTATTACATTTTTTAATACACTATTTGATGAGAATGCATCAAACCACTTAGCGATTGGTTCTGCATACCCGACAAATGTAGAAGGTGGAACGAAGATGAGTGATGAGGAGAAGAAAGCGCATGGTATTAATACATCTCACGTCCATGTCGATTTTATGATCGGCTCAAGTGAAATGAATATTGATGGAATTAAAAAAGATGGTACAATTGTTCCGATTTTCCGAAATGGTGATTGGGCAATTTAA
- a CDS encoding Cof-type HAD-IIB family hydrolase produces MNNHSIVFFDIDGTLLNEKKQLPKSTKEAVFKLKEKGHNVAIATGRAPFMFRSLRKELEINTYVSYNGQYVVLNGELLFTNPLNPSAVERITELAFQNNHPVVYMDHNDMKANVMEHSFIRESIMTLKIDRYPTLDADYYKGRELYQMLLFCVEGEEKQYEEAFPEFDFIRWHPLAVDVLPKGGSKAIGIRKITEKLGFPEERQYAFGDGPNDIEMLSQIYNSVAMGNAEEETKSVAKYVTKSVENDGIEYGLKMVGLL; encoded by the coding sequence ATGAACAACCATAGTATAGTCTTCTTTGATATTGATGGAACATTGTTGAATGAAAAAAAACAACTCCCAAAATCAACAAAAGAAGCAGTTTTTAAATTAAAGGAAAAGGGACACAATGTAGCAATTGCAACTGGCCGTGCCCCCTTTATGTTTAGAAGTTTGCGAAAAGAATTAGAAATTAATACATATGTTAGCTATAACGGTCAGTACGTTGTATTGAATGGTGAATTACTTTTTACTAATCCTTTAAACCCTTCTGCTGTAGAAAGGATTACAGAACTAGCTTTTCAAAATAATCATCCTGTTGTCTATATGGATCATAATGATATGAAAGCAAATGTGATGGAACATTCTTTTATACGTGAAAGTATTATGACGCTGAAGATTGACCGTTATCCAACTCTTGATGCCGATTATTATAAAGGCCGCGAGTTATATCAAATGTTATTATTTTGCGTAGAAGGTGAAGAAAAACAATATGAAGAAGCCTTTCCAGAGTTTGACTTTATCCGTTGGCATCCGCTAGCTGTCGATGTGCTCCCTAAAGGTGGTTCAAAAGCAATCGGAATTAGAAAGATTACGGAAAAATTAGGTTTCCCAGAAGAACGACAATATGCTTTCGGAGATGGACCGAATGATATTGAAATGCTATCGCAAATCTATAATAGTGTAGCAATGGGGAATGCGGAAGAGGAAACGAAATCGGTCGCAAAATATGTAACAAAATCTGTGGAGAATGATGGGATTGAATATGGTTTGAAAATGGTCGGGTTGCTGTAG
- a CDS encoding GNAT family N-acetyltransferase gives MFIVCKADESHAEGISKVCTEGYWTTYQELFTKEHIERVVEEFYNYERILGEVTNSDRNWGGYFVAVEDGVVVGAGGGGMIGETTGELFVLYVNPNRRNEGIGTMILDAVTNQQMGEFNATEQWVSVAKGNMKGIPFYEAKGFVFKHERISYSNSEDEDYVSLRYYRKL, from the coding sequence ATGTTTATAGTTTGTAAGGCTGATGAAAGTCATGCTGAGGGGATTAGCAAAGTTTGTACAGAAGGGTATTGGACAACATATCAAGAGCTATTTACAAAAGAACATATTGAAAGAGTGGTAGAGGAATTTTATAACTATGAGCGGATATTAGGTGAAGTGACAAACAGTGATCGAAATTGGGGTGGATATTTTGTCGCAGTGGAAGATGGTGTCGTCGTCGGTGCTGGTGGCGGCGGAATGATTGGTGAGACGACTGGTGAATTATTTGTCTTATATGTGAACCCGAACCGTCGCAATGAAGGAATAGGCACTATGATTTTGGATGCGGTGACAAACCAACAAATGGGAGAATTCAACGCAACTGAACAATGGGTTTCCGTTGCCAAGGGAAATATGAAAGGCATTCCGTTCTATGAGGCAAAAGGATTTGTCTTCAAACATGAACGGATAAGTTATTCAAATAGTGAAGATGAAGATTATGTTTCATTGAGATACTATCGGAAATTATAA
- a CDS encoding tetratricopeptide repeat protein, protein MSPSYLSRIENNQVRADDEIYNLLFNKLGINYKQIRQKNSLVESRIENWYKDLLEMNEESEDIEELKEFAPLAGEDSYIKFQIVYCRYLLIKNDMDEAHKLIHMLRQVIPCETSRNFFLYVNVSLLYYIKVNDDAKAIETGEMLLKQHGYDYLSGKLELGIFYYNLSLSYKNLYDYETSCSYVKRALTIFKDEYHLERALACHIILGTCYNNLGKFQESIETYQLAERILDFLPKENRKKYRFVIHNNLGNCFEFQGKYLEAINYYLKAMNDLTFEDPNTTFLNLIRCYYTLGDFSNAKKWLDKALSNDVSLIPEKLHLQYKVFNTIMDDNLTVECMMDIQKLSINYFLSINDGMLTIYYSNLFASLYETNNLYKQANAMYKLALQIRNEQAIRREWGLNNLKGGDGD, encoded by the coding sequence TTGTCCCCCTCTTATCTAAGTCGAATTGAAAATAATCAAGTTAGAGCGGATGATGAAATATATAATCTATTATTTAATAAGTTAGGAATCAATTATAAACAGATACGTCAAAAAAATAGTTTAGTTGAGTCTCGAATTGAAAATTGGTATAAAGATTTATTAGAAATGAACGAGGAAAGTGAAGATATTGAGGAATTAAAGGAGTTTGCCCCACTTGCTGGGGAGGACTCCTATATTAAATTTCAAATCGTATATTGCCGATATCTTCTTATAAAAAACGATATGGACGAGGCGCACAAGCTGATTCATATGCTTAGGCAAGTTATTCCCTGCGAGACAAGTCGAAATTTCTTTCTATACGTGAATGTCTCACTGTTATATTATATTAAGGTGAATGATGATGCGAAGGCAATTGAAACTGGAGAAATGCTATTAAAACAACATGGTTATGATTATTTAAGTGGAAAATTAGAGTTAGGTATTTTTTATTACAATTTATCTCTAAGTTACAAAAACTTATACGACTATGAAACTTCCTGCTCCTATGTGAAACGGGCACTTACCATATTTAAAGATGAGTATCATTTGGAAAGGGCATTAGCTTGTCATATTATTCTTGGCACTTGCTATAATAATCTAGGTAAGTTTCAAGAATCAATAGAAACCTATCAATTAGCTGAACGGATATTAGATTTTTTGCCGAAAGAGAACCGGAAGAAGTATCGTTTTGTTATTCATAATAATTTAGGAAACTGTTTTGAATTTCAAGGGAAGTATTTGGAGGCAATTAATTACTATTTAAAAGCAATGAATGATTTAACGTTTGAAGATCCAAACACTACTTTTCTAAATTTAATACGGTGTTATTATACGTTAGGGGATTTTTCAAATGCAAAAAAATGGTTAGATAAAGCCTTATCAAATGATGTTAGTCTGATTCCTGAAAAGCTTCACTTACAATATAAGGTCTTTAATACAATAATGGATGATAATCTCACAGTAGAATGTATGATGGACATACAAAAGTTGAGTATAAACTACTTTTTGTCCATTAATGATGGAATGCTTACCATTTATTACTCTAATTTATTCGCTTCATTATATGAAACGAACAACCTTTATAAACAAGCAAATGCAATGTATAAGCTCGCGTTACAAATACGCAATGAACAAGCTATCAGGAGAGAATGGGGATTGAACAATTTAAAAGGAGGGGATGGAGATTGA
- a CDS encoding EamA family transporter codes for MNKSSRKLGFSLVILGAIFWGIGGTVAQKLFQQYGIAVDWLVTTRLLIAGVALLFIQSFKNKRKQIVDVWKNKHTALQLVIFGLVGMLAVQYTYMASINHGNAAVATLLQYLAPVMIIFYTVMRRQAVFTRQDLITVLLALIGSFLLLTNGSVVYLSVPIPAIIWGILSGIALAFYTIYAIPLLKQFDSLVIVGWAMIIGGLALSFIHPPWQIDNSSITFEALIYIFFVIIFGTMLAFWFYIESLHCLAPKETSLLGSLEPLAAVLTTVFWLKISFGSFQWLGTACIIGMILLLAFGKKPVPKQGQKTLHSESYYEQQ; via the coding sequence ATGAATAAATCTTCACGGAAATTGGGATTTTCTCTCGTCATTTTGGGGGCAATTTTTTGGGGAATTGGTGGCACGGTCGCTCAAAAATTATTTCAACAATATGGAATCGCAGTTGATTGGCTAGTCACAACACGCCTACTCATTGCAGGAGTCGCATTACTCTTTATTCAGTCTTTTAAAAACAAACGTAAGCAAATTGTTGATGTTTGGAAAAATAAACATACTGCACTGCAACTTGTTATATTTGGATTAGTCGGCATGCTGGCCGTTCAGTATACGTACATGGCTTCTATTAATCACGGAAATGCTGCGGTTGCAACTTTATTACAATATTTAGCGCCTGTTATGATTATTTTTTATACCGTTATGCGTAGACAAGCCGTGTTTACTCGGCAAGACTTGATTACAGTTTTACTCGCACTAATTGGAAGTTTCTTATTATTAACAAATGGTTCGGTCGTTTACCTCTCTGTTCCAATTCCTGCAATCATATGGGGGATTTTATCTGGTATCGCACTTGCTTTTTATACAATATATGCAATTCCGCTCTTAAAACAATTTGATTCTCTTGTCATTGTAGGTTGGGCAATGATTATTGGTGGCTTGGCACTTAGTTTTATTCACCCACCTTGGCAAATTGACAACTCTTCTATTACTTTTGAAGCGCTTATTTATATCTTTTTTGTAATCATATTCGGTACAATGCTTGCGTTTTGGTTTTATATTGAAAGTCTACATTGCTTAGCTCCGAAAGAAACAAGTTTACTTGGTAGCCTCGAACCTTTAGCAGCTGTATTAACAACCGTCTTTTGGCTAAAAATATCGTTTGGTTCCTTTCAATGGCTCGGCACCGCGTGTATTATCGGAATGATTTTATTACTAGCTTTTGGGAAAAAGCCAGTACCAAAGCAAGGTCAAAAAACTCTCCATAGTGAATCATACTACGAACAACAGTAA
- a CDS encoding GNAT family N-acetyltransferase encodes MAEIKSGSNQFFLEDNGEVIATIEYEPSERGGQKLITITHTIVNEGHNGKGLGKQLVNKVALYAIENELQIIPECSYARKVLESNEQYRNLIVE; translated from the coding sequence ATGGCAGAAATTAAATCAGGTTCAAATCAATTTTTCTTGGAAGACAATGGGGAAGTTATTGCTACAATTGAATATGAACCATCCGAGCGTGGTGGTCAAAAGTTAATTACAATTACTCATACAATCGTTAATGAAGGACATAACGGTAAGGGACTTGGGAAGCAGCTTGTTAATAAAGTCGCTCTTTATGCAATAGAGAACGAACTGCAAATTATACCTGAATGCTCCTATGCACGAAAAGTACTCGAAAGTAATGAGCAGTATAGAAATCTAATTGTTGAGTAA
- a CDS encoding ABC transporter substrate-binding protein produces the protein MRLKKRYISILFALLMTIGVLTGCAANDGADKNNNETQTEQAEKTNEQTESAFPITLKDATAKEVTIKEKPEKIVSVIPSNTEIAFALGIGDEIVGVSDNDNYPKEVADKEKVGGMELNIEKIISLKPDLILAHESGMGSFDAGLNQLRDAGITVLVVNDATNFEETYESIGMIAEATGTKEEAEKIISDMKDKIKVIEEKAASIKDVKKVFMEISPEPEIYAAGKNTFMDEILKIINAKNAVTEEGWPKMDQEAIISTNPDVILTTYGDYTDDPIGHVLSRKGWEKVGAIKNKQVVDVNPDLVTRPGPRLVEGVEEVAKAVYPDIFGE, from the coding sequence ATGAGATTGAAAAAAAGATACATATCCATTTTATTTGCACTCTTAATGACCATTGGTGTTCTTACAGGATGTGCAGCAAATGATGGAGCAGATAAGAATAATAACGAAACACAAACAGAACAAGCGGAGAAAACAAACGAACAAACTGAATCAGCTTTTCCGATAACCTTGAAAGATGCGACCGCTAAAGAGGTCACTATTAAGGAAAAACCAGAGAAAATTGTTTCAGTTATACCAAGTAATACAGAGATTGCCTTTGCCCTAGGAATTGGTGATGAAATTGTTGGTGTGTCCGATAATGATAACTATCCAAAAGAAGTGGCCGATAAGGAAAAGGTTGGGGGAATGGAACTAAATATCGAAAAGATTATTTCTCTAAAACCCGATCTCATTTTAGCGCATGAATCAGGAATGGGTTCATTCGATGCTGGTTTAAACCAGTTACGTGATGCAGGTATTACCGTTCTTGTTGTAAATGATGCGACGAATTTTGAGGAAACTTATGAATCTATTGGGATGATTGCCGAAGCAACTGGTACGAAAGAAGAAGCTGAAAAAATCATATCAGATATGAAAGATAAGATTAAAGTGATTGAAGAAAAAGCAGCGTCTATTAAAGATGTGAAGAAAGTATTTATGGAAATTTCCCCAGAACCAGAAATTTATGCAGCTGGAAAAAATACATTCATGGATGAAATTTTGAAAATCATTAATGCAAAAAATGCAGTGACAGAAGAAGGTTGGCCAAAGATGGATCAAGAGGCTATTATATCAACGAATCCAGATGTCATTCTTACTACATACGGAGACTATACAGATGATCCAATCGGGCATGTTCTAAGCCGTAAAGGTTGGGAAAAAGTAGGTGCGATAAAGAACAAACAAGTGGTAGATGTAAATCCTGATTTAGTCACTCGACCAGGTCCACGTCTTGTTGAAGGGGTAGAGGAAGTTGCAAAAGCAGTTTACCCAGACATTTTTGGCGAATAA
- a CDS encoding FecCD family ABC transporter permease produces MQKQFTQTFLANKRIAYVAASAFLIVAILVGISIGTVMVPIVDIVKVITAGIFHKEPNVDPMFVSIVWNIRLPRVLLAGFVGASLAIAGAAFQGLLRNPLADPYTLGVSSGASVGAVLTIFLNLSIPFFGAFTLPFLSIVFALITIFIVLIFAKKIDRAMKVETIILTGIIFSSFLGAFISLMIALTGEELRQIVGWLLGSVSMRGWDYLKIMLPFFLLGSLLLILNGKELNAMSFGEERAKHLGVNVKLRKLLVLIAGSILTGAAVAVSGTIGFVGLVIPHLTRLLWGPDHRHLLPLSILTGSGFLILADLVARTIISPTELPIGVITALIGAPVFAGLLMRSKRKAGRTWQ; encoded by the coding sequence TTGCAAAAGCAGTTTACCCAGACATTTTTGGCGAATAAACGAATAGCCTATGTAGCTGCCTCAGCTTTCCTCATTGTGGCGATACTTGTAGGAATTTCAATCGGTACTGTAATGGTACCGATTGTTGACATTGTCAAAGTAATAACAGCAGGAATCTTTCATAAGGAACCGAATGTAGACCCAATGTTTGTTTCGATTGTCTGGAATATTCGACTTCCACGGGTACTACTTGCAGGGTTCGTCGGTGCGTCTCTCGCCATTGCCGGGGCAGCGTTTCAAGGACTGCTACGAAACCCCTTGGCTGACCCTTACACACTCGGCGTTTCATCAGGCGCTTCAGTCGGTGCGGTACTTACCATTTTTCTTAATCTCTCCATCCCGTTCTTTGGTGCATTTACTTTACCATTTTTAAGTATCGTATTTGCGCTTATTACTATTTTTATTGTTTTAATTTTCGCAAAAAAGATTGACCGCGCGATGAAAGTTGAAACGATTATATTAACTGGAATTATTTTTAGTTCGTTTTTAGGTGCATTTATTTCCCTCATGATTGCCTTAACGGGTGAAGAACTTCGGCAAATAGTTGGTTGGTTACTTGGCAGTGTGTCGATGCGTGGATGGGACTACTTGAAAATTATGCTTCCGTTCTTTTTACTCGGCTCATTGCTATTAATTTTGAATGGGAAAGAATTAAATGCGATGTCCTTTGGTGAGGAGCGAGCGAAACATTTAGGTGTGAATGTTAAGTTACGGAAATTACTTGTATTAATTGCCGGCTCCATTTTAACAGGTGCTGCAGTTGCGGTATCGGGGACCATTGGTTTTGTCGGATTAGTCATTCCACATTTAACACGATTGTTATGGGGACCAGATCACCGGCATTTATTACCGTTATCGATTTTGACAGGAAGTGGCTTCTTAATTTTAGCTGATTTAGTTGCGAGAACAATCATTTCACCAACAGAATTACCGATTGGTGTTATTACCGCTTTAATTGGGGCGCCGGTGTTTGCTGGATTATTAATGAGAAGTAAAAGGAAAGCAGGGAGAACATGGCAATAA
- a CDS encoding adenosylcobinamide amidohydrolase, with protein MIEVETISGGYHSEPVIKDVSFSVEKGTFFGILGPNGSGKTTLLKMISGVLPLQAGHLSVKNKPIHAYSAKELAKVIAVLSQHSSQAFSYTVKETVSLGRYAHQRDFFQFWSDKDEAICQEVMRWTGVDRFQHDSIEFLSGGEKQRVFLAQALAQQPEILLLDEPTNHLDLSYQKELLDLLKNWTKEKGLTVISIFHDINLAGLYCDNILLLENGKVIQNASPKEVLKEKTIQQVYKTKIEMHQHPKVPAPLMVLLPSETQTDGLNEITEKNIRIHDELIVLHSPMMLRTMSSGVLGSGLGWHDTFINRHVDKNYDCRNYREDMTRFVKEKGFNPLNTVGMMTAVKLRDAVYKCYEMDAFSLFIVVTAGVGNAVDVSKSIQHDSNLKPGTINIWVFINGKLSEEAFIQSIMTATEAKVKALSELQIVDKETDTMATGTSTDSLLIAATQKGKFHEFAGTITPLGKLIGTGVYECTIEAIKNGIKRRINE; from the coding sequence ATAATTGAAGTAGAAACGATTTCCGGTGGTTATCATAGCGAGCCTGTCATAAAGGATGTCTCCTTTTCGGTTGAGAAAGGTACCTTTTTCGGAATTCTTGGTCCAAATGGGAGTGGAAAGACAACACTTTTAAAAATGATTAGTGGTGTATTACCTTTACAAGCTGGACATCTCTCTGTGAAAAATAAGCCAATCCATGCTTATTCAGCGAAAGAGCTTGCTAAAGTGATCGCTGTTTTATCCCAACATTCGTCACAAGCATTTTCTTATACAGTAAAAGAAACTGTTTCTCTCGGTCGTTATGCACACCAACGAGATTTTTTTCAGTTCTGGTCGGATAAAGATGAAGCCATTTGTCAAGAAGTCATGAGATGGACTGGTGTTGATCGCTTCCAACATGATTCCATTGAATTTTTATCAGGTGGGGAAAAACAGCGAGTCTTTCTAGCTCAAGCACTCGCACAACAACCGGAAATTTTGCTCTTAGATGAACCAACGAATCATTTGGATTTATCTTACCAAAAAGAACTATTAGACTTATTGAAAAATTGGACGAAGGAAAAAGGGTTAACGGTAATCTCCATTTTTCATGATATTAATTTAGCAGGACTTTACTGTGATAACATTCTTCTACTAGAAAATGGAAAAGTGATTCAAAATGCTTCACCGAAAGAAGTTTTAAAAGAGAAAACGATTCAACAGGTATACAAAACAAAAATTGAAATGCATCAACATCCTAAAGTACCCGCTCCGTTAATGGTGTTACTGCCGAGTGAAACTCAGACGGATGGGTTAAATGAAATTACAGAAAAAAATATACGAATACATGATGAGTTAATTGTGCTTCACTCGCCTATGATGTTAAGAACGATGTCATCCGGTGTACTTGGTTCAGGTCTCGGGTGGCATGATACATTTATTAATCGTCATGTAGATAAAAACTACGATTGTAGAAACTACCGTGAAGATATGACGAGATTTGTAAAGGAAAAAGGTTTCAATCCATTGAATACAGTTGGTATGATGACTGCCGTAAAACTAAGGGACGCAGTATATAAGTGTTATGAGATGGATGCGTTCTCTTTATTTATTGTCGTCACAGCAGGTGTTGGAAATGCAGTAGATGTATCGAAAAGTATCCAACATGATTCAAATTTGAAACCAGGAACGATTAATATTTGGGTATTTATTAACGGGAAGTTATCAGAGGAAGCGTTTATTCAATCGATTATGACTGCAACGGAAGCGAAAGTGAAAGCGTTAAGTGAATTACAAATTGTTGATAAAGAAACTGACACAATGGCAACTGGAACATCAACGGACAGTTTACTAATTGCTGCAACACAAAAGGGTAAGTTTCATGAATTTGCGGGAACAATCACTCCCCTCGGAAAATTAATCGGAACGGGTGTTTATGAATGTACAATAGAAGCCATTAAAAACGGAATAAAAAGGAGAATCAACGAATGA
- the cbiB gene encoding adenosylcobinamide-phosphate synthase CbiB, with product MIISHLIAMTLAFLIDRIVGDPPTWPHPVRWIGSLISKLEKILNKGNGRKIKGFIMVSIVLIIVFSMTLFVTFLGYYIHQWVGITIEALLISTTIAQKSLQDAALEVYRPLAQGKLEEARLKLSYIVGRDTDELEEREITRGVVETVAENTSDGVTAPLFWTMLGGAPLAFIYRVVNTCDSMVGYKNERYEEFGYPSAKLDDLLNWIPSRLTGFFMILVNPSYVWGKSQTWHFLLRDAKKHPSPNSGWCEAAVAALLGVQLGGRNTYKGVASNRALMGEATRPLHFSDILKTNRILRRTSVAFLLFLLIGGAFIEMAITWIESTLFI from the coding sequence ATGATTATCAGTCACCTAATAGCAATGACACTTGCTTTTTTGATTGATCGTATCGTTGGTGATCCTCCTACTTGGCCCCATCCGGTAAGATGGATTGGCTCTCTCATTTCAAAATTAGAAAAAATACTGAATAAAGGGAATGGACGTAAAATAAAGGGCTTCATCATGGTAAGCATTGTCTTAATTATTGTCTTTTCCATGACATTATTCGTAACCTTTCTCGGTTATTACATCCATCAATGGGTAGGAATTACAATAGAAGCCTTACTCATTTCCACAACCATTGCCCAAAAAAGCTTACAAGATGCTGCATTAGAAGTGTATCGCCCACTTGCACAAGGCAAGCTGGAAGAAGCGCGGTTAAAGTTGTCTTATATCGTTGGGAGAGATACAGACGAGTTAGAGGAAAGGGAAATAACGCGAGGTGTTGTCGAGACCGTCGCAGAAAATACAAGTGATGGGGTGACGGCACCGCTGTTTTGGACGATGCTTGGTGGTGCTCCTCTTGCTTTTATTTATCGAGTAGTAAATACATGTGACTCGATGGTTGGCTATAAAAATGAACGTTACGAAGAGTTTGGTTATCCCTCGGCAAAATTAGATGATCTTCTAAACTGGATTCCTAGTCGGTTGACCGGATTCTTTATGATCCTTGTCAATCCATCCTATGTTTGGGGAAAATCGCAAACATGGCATTTTTTACTACGGGATGCAAAAAAACACCCAAGCCCAAATAGTGGATGGTGTGAAGCGGCAGTAGCAGCTCTTCTTGGTGTTCAGCTTGGAGGAAGAAATACATATAAAGGTGTCGCATCAAACCGGGCGTTAATGGGGGAAGCAACTCGACCACTCCATTTCTCTGATATATTAAAAACAAATCGCATCTTACGGCGAACATCTGTTGCGTTTCTATTATTCCTTTTGATAGGAGGTGCTTTTATTGAAATGGCCATCACATGGATCGAATCCACATTATTTATATGA